The Intestinibaculum porci DNA window GCGACATGTTCTTTATAAAGCATCATAAAGTTTTCTTTCCAGCCAACTAACGTATCATCGGTGCCGCGAAAGGCAATAAAGGTATCATGTTTGGTAAAACGGAAGTGCACAGCACTAAACTGCTCGGTTAATGTGGGATCTAATTCATCACAGAAGTGACTCAGCATCACATCACCAAAACGTTTAGATCGCGCAGCTTCTCCCAGGAGTTCGCGTTCATGCGCTTTTAAGCTGCGATGTTTATGCGGTTTATTGCCTTCTTCCATGGTAAAAATATCAACTTCTTCATCATGTTTACGAATATGCTTTTTCTCATAGGTTTCATTATCGGTTTCTAACGCTAAAATGGCATTATAAGCATCGACAATGGAGACTTCCTTGTCATCGTAAGGAACAATCCCATTGAAATCGAAATAGCATAACAAAGTAAAAATCAGGGCATCAATTTCATTGAAAGGATCTTCTTTAAAACTGCGGTCTCCTCTAAAGCGGACATAAGTTGTGACATTATCTCTTCTTTCCATTTCTATCACCACCTTTATTATATCAAAAGCCATGTTTTTTTAAATTGTCCCCTCGATATATTGTAATATTTTATCTATATGATAAAATATTATTACACAAAGAGGTGATCTGTATGAAGCCGATTATTGGCGTGACAAACTTAATTGATACCGCAAAAAACAGTTACTGGATGTTGCCAGAATATTTGGAAATGATTGAAGACTTAGGCGGCATTCCGTTAATTCTGCCGGTGCTTTCCGACAAAGAAGATATCGCCCAGATCTTAAGTCAGATTGACGGAGTGTTATTAACGGGCGGGCAGGATATTCAGCCTTCGCTTTATCGTGAACTGCAGTTAGAATGCTGCGGAGAAACTTCATTAGAACGTGATGAGTGTGAATGTGAACTGATCAAACAGGCGATCGCAAAGGATATGCCAATCTTAGGCATCTGTCGCGGGGTTCAGATTTTAAATACCATTCATGGCGGTACGCTTTATCAGGATTTAGCGACCCAGTATCATACTTATGTCAATCATCATATGAGTGCCCCCTATAACCGTTATGTCCACAAGGTCCGCTTAGATCATTATCTCCGTTATCTCTTAGGAGAAGATGAAATTGCCGTCAATTCTTACCACCATCAGGCGGTCAAAGACTTAGGGAAGGGGTTAGAAGTTAATGCGACTGCTGAAGATGATTTGATTGAGGCGATTGCTTTGCCAAGCAAACGCTTTGTCGTAGGGGTGCAGTGGCATCCGGAATTTCTCTATGATCAGGATGAAGCCAATCACCACTTAGTGCATGCCTTTATTGCCAAATGCAAGAAATAGAAAAAGAGCAGGGTTCTTAAAGAATCCTGCTTATTTAGACATCGATGAAACCTGATCAAAGTCCGCTAAGACATTGTCATCAGGTTTTTTTGTTAATAAGGAGACGATGATATTAATAAGAATGGCCACTAAGAAAGCTGGTAATAATTCATAAATATCAAAGTTGCCGCCTAATGGACGGACTAAGTATTTCCAGATGAAGACCATGATTCCGCCGCTTAACATGCCGGCAAAGGCACCATAGAAGTTCGAACGACGCCAATAGAGGGCTAATAAAACAGTCGGACCAAAGGAAGCCCCAAAACCAGCCCAGGCAAAAGAAACGATTTTAAAGACGGAGCTGTTAGGATCCCAGGCCATAATCATTCCGATGCTGGCAATGAGCACTAAGGAAATACGTGAAATCAGTAACAGTTTTTTCTGTTCAATCTTCTTATGGAAGAAGCCGACTAAAATATCGCTGGTCACACTTGAAGAGGCCGCTAATAACTGTGAATCAGCCGTTGACATCGTCGAGGCAAGAATCCCTGATAAAACGATTCCGGCAACACAGGCAAAGAAAATACCATGCGTTGATAATAATGACGCTATTTCCACGATAATCGTTTCAGAGGCATTTCCCGCTAATGGTTTTAAAGCCCCATTGGCACTGGCTGCTAAACCGATAATACCGATTAAAACAGAGA harbors:
- a CDS encoding gamma-glutamyl-gamma-aminobutyrate hydrolase family protein, coding for MKPIIGVTNLIDTAKNSYWMLPEYLEMIEDLGGIPLILPVLSDKEDIAQILSQIDGVLLTGGQDIQPSLYRELQLECCGETSLERDECECELIKQAIAKDMPILGICRGVQILNTIHGGTLYQDLATQYHTYVNHHMSAPYNRYVHKVRLDHYLRYLLGEDEIAVNSYHHQAVKDLGKGLEVNATAEDDLIEAIALPSKRFVVGVQWHPEFLYDQDEANHHLVHAFIAKCKK